Genomic window (Streptomyces sp. LX-29):
CCTCCAGGTCCGGCTCGCTGGAGAGGATCGCGCGCAGCGCGGTCCGCACCATCTGCTCGTCGTCCGCCAGGACGATCCGCACACTCATCCGCCCGCCTCCGCGATCTCCAGGGTCTCCAGGGTCTCCTGGGCTTTCAGGGTCTTCAGGCAGCGCGGCGTGCGGGGCGGCTGCGGCGGCCGCCGACCCCCCCCGCATCGGGGGTCGAGTCCAGCGGCACCCGGACCACCAGCCGCCACACGCCGTAGTGCGCGCCCCAGTCGGCGCTGCCGCGCAACGCGCTGGCGCGCTCGGCGACGCCGCGCAGCCCGCGGCCGCCGCCGGGCCGCTGCCGACGACCCGAGCCGCGCACCGGGTTCTCCAGCCGGATCTCCAGCTCCTGCCGGGGCCGGAACGCGCCCCGCGCGGGGTGCGGCGCCGCCGGCCCCTCGGCGCGCACGGCGACACACAGCCGCACCCGCACCTGGCCGGCGTGCCGCAGCGCGTTGCTCAGCCCCTCCTGCACGATGCGGTACGCCTCCCGGGAGACCAGCAGCGGCAGTCGGTCCAGCGCCTCGGGCCGGGCCAGTTCGACCGCCTCCACGGTGACGCCCGCCGCGCGCGTCCGGGCCAGCAGGACGTCCAGGTCGGCCAGGGTGGGGGCGGGTGAGGGCACCGCGGCCGGCGAGCCGTCGGCGGAGGCCCGGCCGGCGGGATCGTCCTCGCGCAAGAGCCCCAGCACGCCGTCGAGTTCACCGACGGCCGCCCGGGTGGTCTCCTCGATCGCCGCCAACGCCTGCCGGGCGAAGGCCGGATCGGTGTCCAGGACCTTGCGCGCGGCGCTCGCCTGCAGGGTGACGGCGCTGAGCGCGTGCCCCACCGAGTCGTGCAGCTCGCGGGCGAGCCGGTTGCGGGAGGCCAGCTCGGCGGCGCGCTCCTCGGCGGCGGCCAACCGGTCGGCGGGCGTGGGGCCGAGCAGCGGCGGCGCACAGCGGGCCAGCAGTGCGCCCGCCGCGGCGGCGAACGCGGTCAGCGCGGCGAGCGTGCCGAGCCCGGCGGCCATACACAGGGGGGCGCTGTAGTCGGCCAGCCGGCCCGGCCAGCTCACCCCCTCGATCTCGCTGTCGAGGAACGGCAGCGCCAGCAGATACGCCGCGAACGGCGGCACGGCCAGCGTGGCCCCGCTGACCACGCCGCCCAACGCCAGGTGCAGCGTGTACCAGACGACCGTGCGGCTGTGCGCGTCCCAGGACCGGGCCGGACCGGTGGCCGGCTCGACCCGCGGCGCGCACAGCGAGCGCGCCGCGGCCGCCGCCAGCGGTCGTACGAGCGGGAACAGCGCCGTGCCGGCCGCCATCGGCAGCGCGAGGCCGAACGCGACCAACTGCCGCGCCACCGAGCCGCCCATGGGGGCCGCGGCCTGCCAGACCACGCTGAGCACCACCCCCGCGAGCAGGTAGTAGGGCATCAGCAGCGCGCCGCCGAGGATCAGATGGACCCAGCGCAGCCGGGCGCGCCTTCCGAGCCCGGCCCGCACCCACCGTCGTATGCCCCCTGCCGCCATCTGACGCGCCGCCCCCCGACTCGGTCCCGACGATCTTCTATACAGCGTAAGTCAGTCGTCCGCCTCGGATCCTGGCGCACCGACGGGGCGGAACGCGTCGGCCGCGCGGGGGAGCCGGATTACGCCGCGGGGGTGATGCGCACCCGCCGCGCGGACGAGGCGCGGCGCTTCCGCGGCGCGCCCGCGCGGGCCCGCGATCCGCCTCCTCCCAGGGCCGAACCTCGCCCGGCCCAGGGTCGGTCTCCGCCTCGCCTCAGGGTCGGACTCCGCCTGGATCCAGGGTTGGTCTCCGCCTCGGCTCAGGGGTGAACGCCGCCTGGCTCCAGGGTTGGTCTCCGCCTCGGCTCAGGGGTGAACGCCGCCTGGCTCCAGGGTTGGTCTCCGCCTCACCTCGGCGGTGAACTCCGCCTCCTTGACCGCCTGTTCGACCGGCCATAGGGTCCCGGCTGCGTGCGCCCGAACGTTCGGCAGCCAGGAGGACCGCGGTGGCAGTACCCGTGTGGAGCGTCGACCCCCGAACCGGCGAGCAACGAGAGCGGGTGGCCGCCGAGGCGACGCCTGAGGCGGTCGACGGCGCCGTACGGGCCGCGCACGCCGCGCGGGAGGCGCTCGCCGACCGGGCGGTGCGGGCCGCGCTGTTGCGCGCCGCCGCCGCGCGGCTCGCGGAGGCGGAGGCGGAGCTGGTGGCGGCCGCCGACGCCGAGACCGCGCTGGGAGCGGCCCGGCTCAGCGGGGAGCTCGCCCGGACCACCGGCCAGCTGCGGGCCTTCGCGGAGGTCGTGGACGAGGGCGCGTTCCTGGACGTGGTCATCGACCACGCGGACCCCGGCCACACCCCGCCCCGCCCCGATCTGCGCCGCTGCAAGCTGCCGCTCGGCGTCGTGGCCGTCTACGCCGCGAGCAACTTCCCGCTGGCCTTCTCGGTGCCCGGCGGCGACACCGCCAGTGCCCTGGCCGCCGGCTGCCCGGTGGTGATCAAGGCGCACCCCGGCCACCCGGCCACCTCGGAGCTGGCCGCCCGCCTGCTGCGCCGCGCGGCCGTCGACGCGGGGCTGCCGCCGGAGGTCATCGGCCTGGTCCACGGCTTCCAGGCGGGCCTGGAGCTGGTCCGGCATCCGCTGGTGGCGGCGGCCGGCTTCACCGGCTCGGTGCGCGGCGGACGGGCGCTGTACGACGCGGCGGCCGCCCGGCCGCGGCCCATCCCCTTCCACGGCGAGCTGGGCAGCCTCAACCCGGTCGTGGTCACCCCGGCCGCGGCGGAGGAGCGCGCGGAGGAGATCGGGGCCGGACTCGCCGCGTCGATGACGCTCGGGAACGGCCAGTTCTGCACCAAGCCCGGCCTGGTCCTGGCCCCGGCCGGGACGGCCGGCGACCGGCTGCTCGCCTCCCTGGCGAAGGCCGTCGGGGCCGTGGCGGCGGGGGTGTTGCTGGACGCCAGGATGCGGGAGTCCTTCGTCGCGGGGGTGGGGGAGCGGACCCGGCTGCCCGACGTACAGGCCCCCGTCCTCCCGGGCGACGGGGGCGGGCTCGCCGTGCGCCCCGGGTTCCTCACCGTGCCCGCCGCGCGGCTCGCCGCGGACGGCCCGCACGACCTCCTGCTGGAGGAGTGCTTCGGGCCGGTCACGGTCGTCGCGCGCTATACGGAGCGGGCCGAGCTCAGCGCCGTACTGGGGCGCCTGGCCGGCAACCTCACCGCCACCGTGCACCTCGGCGACATGGAGGGCGCGGAACCCGGCGGGGCGGGCGTCAGCGGCGAGGAGGCGGGCGGCCACGCCGGCGGCCACGATCACGGCGGATATGGCGACCGGGACGGGTACGGCGGCCAAGGCGGCCAAGGTGACCGGGGCGGCCAAGGCGGCCAAGGCGGCCAAGGCGGCCGGGGCGGCCGGGGCGAGTACGGCGAGCGGGGCGGATACGGGGCGCGGCTGCTGGCCGAGCTCACCCCGCTCGCCGGCCGGGTGGTGGTCAACGGCTGGCCCACCGGCGTCGCGGTCAGCCACGCGCAGCACCACGGCGGTCCGTATCCCGCCACCACCTCCACCGCCACCTCGGTCGGCGCCACCGCCGTCGAACGCTGGCTGCGTCCCGTGGTCTACCAGGACGCCCCGGCCGCCCTGCTGCCGCCGGAGCTGCGCGAGGAGAACCCGCTGGGGCTGCCGCGCCGGGTCGACGGGGTCCTGCGGGCCGCCCCGGGAGCGCGCTGAGAACGGCTCCGCGCGACCCGCGGTCTGACGCGCTCCGCGCGGACCCCCGACCCGACGCGCTACCGCGCCACCGCGCGGAGGGGCACGTCGGCGGTGCGCGCTCCGCGTCGCCGCGCGGAGGGGCCGGCCGGCGGCGTGCCGCGCGGAGCCTCAGTCGGCGGTGCGCCGCGCGATGAGCTGGAGCCGGACGACGGTCCGGCCGTCGAGCGTGGGGACGGCGTCCTCGCGCTCCTCCGCCACCTCGAAGCCGCCGCGCTCCAGCGACTCCCGCAGCCGTGCCGGGTCCTGGTGTCGGAACACCCCGCCGTCCTCGATCTCGAAGGTGCCGTACGCCCCGCCCTCCGGTCGCCGCTCGCGGTAGGAGCGCCGGTGGTGCGGGTCGTCCTGGAGGGGCACGTCGCTCAGATAGAGCACCCCGCCGGGGCGCAGCAGCCGCGCCAGCTCGGCCACCGTCTCCGCCTGCGCCCGATCCTCGGGGACGCAGGTCAACACCGCGAACAGCAGTGCGGCGTCGAAGGAGTCGGAGGCGAAGGAGAGCGGCAGTCGCTCGAAGTGCGTCAGCCGCAGCCCCGGATGGTCCGCGCGGCCGCGCGCGACGAGGGCGGCGGACCGGTCCACGCCCCGCACGTCGGCGTAGCCGAGGGCGGTCAGCTCGGCGGTCAGCCGTCCGTAGCCGCAGCCGTAGTCGAGGATCGCGGCGCCGGCCGGCACATGCCGGGCCAGCAGCTCCGCGTCGAGCGGGTGGGTGAAGGTGTGCGCGGCGCCGGTGGTCTCCCAGTACGCGCGCAGCCGTGCCCCGTGGGGCGTATGAGCCGATCGGGTCATACGCCGCACGCTACCCCTGGCGCGCCGCCCGGCACAGGTTGCGTTCCAGCACGCCGAGGAGCCGGGCCAGCTCGCGCTGTTCGTCCTCGTCCAGCCCGGCGACGGTGCGCTCCTCCAGCTCCGTCCAGGCCGCCGCCACCTCGGCACGCAGCGCCTCGCCCGCCTCGGTGGTCCGCACCAGGGCGGCGCGGCGGTCTGCCGGGTCCGGGGCGCGGCACACGAAGCCGGCCTGCTCCAACCGCTGCACCATCCGGCTCACGGTCGAAGGGTCCAGGTCCAGCAGCTTGATCAGCTCGGACTGGCGCTGCGGGCCGTGGTCCCACAGGTGCATCATCAGCAGTTCCTGGCCGGGGTGCAGGCCGGTCTCGCGCAGCACCATGGCGGCCGCGGCCCGGTGCACCCGCGCGGCGCGGAAGACCGCGTGGCTGATGCGGCCGCCCGCGGCGGCGGTGGGCAGGCCGGTACAGGCGCCCTCGTCGACGGATGTCATGGCTGCTCTTCTCCTCGTGGCTCGCTGAGGCCCACCCTACGCCGAAATTATGTGGCCGGCCAAGGAATGGGTTACGGTGGCCGCAGGTTTACTTGATCGGCCACATAAAAAGGGCCGCAGATCCCCCCTTCCCGAGACCGCAGGCCAGAGGACCCGGAACACCGGACACCGCAACGCCGGACACCGGAAGACCGGACCACCTCGGCGCCGCCGCCCAGCCAGGAGCACGACATGACCACCGCCTTCGACCCCGTCCACCTCGCCGGCGCCCGCCTGGCCAACCGCATCGCCATGGCCCCCATGACCCGCAGCCGGGCCTACGGGCCGACCGCCGCCCCGACCGCCGCCACCGCCACCTACTACGCGCAGCGCGCCTCCGCCGGGCTGATCATCACCGAGGGCATCCAGCCGTCCCCGGTGGGCCAGGGCTACCCCGACACCCCCGGTCTGCACAGCCAGGAGCAGGTCGACGCATGGCGCGTGGTCACCGACGCCGTGCACGCGCGCGGCGGTCGGATCTTCGCCCAGCTGATGCACACCGGCCGGGTCGGCCACCCGGTGCTGTTGCCCGACGGGCTCGTCCCGGTGGCCCCCTCCGCCATCGCCGCCGCGGGGCAGGTGTACACCCATCAGGGGCCGCTGGACTTCGTCACCCCGCGCGAGCTGAGCGACGCCGAGGTCCGGCAGACCATCGCCGACTTCGCCACCGCAGCCCGCAACGCGATCGCGGCCGGCTTCGACGGCGTGGAGATCCACGGCGCCAACGGCTACCTGGTGCAGCAGTTCCTGGCCCCGAACGCCAACCGGCGCACCGACGAGTGGGGCGGCTCCGACGCCGGCCGCATCCGGTTCGCGGTCGAGGTGACCCGCGCGGTCGCCGACGCGATCGGCGCCGAGCGCACCGGCCTCAAGCTGTCCCCGGGCAACCCCTACAACGACATCCAGGAGCCCGACCCGGCCCCCACCTACACCGCCCTGGTCGACGCCCTCGAACCGCTCGGCCTCGCCTACCTCCACATCGCCGAGGCGCCGGGCCAGCGCGAGCTCACCCTCGCCCTGCGCAAGCAGTACGGCGGCACCCTCATCCTCAACCCCGCCGCCGGCGATCGCCCCGCCGGGCCGGAGGACCTCACCCTGATCGAGGACGGCGCCGCCGACCTGCTCGCCTTCGGCAGGCTCTTCCTGGCCAACCCCGACCTGCCCCGCCGCCTCGCCGCGGGCGGACCGTACAACGCCCCGGACATGTCCACCTTCTACGGCGGTGACGAGCGCGGCTACACCGACTACCCCTCCCTCGCCGACTGAGGAGCGCACGGCGCGCCGCCGCCGGCGCCATCGCCGGCGGCGGTCGCCATGGACGAGGGGATCATCACGGCCCATAGTGGGGGCTATGGAGAGCCTGGCACGCGCCGAGTTCGCGCCCACGACGACCTACCTCAACTCCGCTTCCAGCGGGCTGCTCCCGGCCCGCGCCACGACCGCCCTCAAAGAGGCCCTGGACACCGCCGCCCGCGGCGGCGACTGGGTCGACGCCGCCTTCGCGGCGGTGGAGGAGTGCCGCGCCGCCTACGCCCGGATGGTCGACGTGCCCGCGCGTCGCGTCGCGGTGGGCGGCTCGGTCGCCGTCTACGTCGGACTGATCGCCGCCGCACTGCCACCCGGCGCCGAAGTCCTCGTCGCCGACAACGACTTCAGCTCGCTGGTCAACCCCTTCGTGACGCGCCGTGACCTCACGGTGCGCACCGTGCCGCTGGAGCGGCTGGCGGAGGCGGTGCGCCCGCACACCGCGCTCGTCGCGGTCAGCGCCGTGCAGTCCGCCGACGGCCGGCTCGCCGACCTCGACGCCATCGCGGCCGCGGCCCGCGCCCACGGCGCCCGCACCCTGGTCGACGCCAGTCAGTCCGCCGGCTGGCTGCCGCTGCGGGCCGACGCCTACGACTACACCGTGGCCGTCGGCTTCAAGTGGCTGCTGGCCCCGCGCGGCGGCGTGGCCTATCTGACCGTCCCCGAGGACCTCGGTGGACTCCACCCGCTCTTCGCCGGCTGGATCGCCGGCGAGAAGCCGGCGGACAGCTGCTACGGACCGATCGCGGAGCTCGCCCACTCCGCTCGCCGCTTCGACGAGAGCCCCGCCCTGCTGACCTACGTCGCCGCCCAGCACTCCCTCGCGCTCATCGAGAAGCTGGGCCCCGAGAGCATCGGCGCCCACGACACCGCCCTCGCCGACCGCTTCCGAACCGGACTCGCCGCGCAGGGCCACACGCCGGTGCCCGCCCCCGGATCCGCCATCGTCGCGGTGCCGGGACTCGGCCACGCGGCGGCCCGGCTGGCGGAGCGGGACGTGTACGTCTCCGAGCGCGACGGCAACCTGCGCGCCGCCTTCCACCTCTACAACACCGCCGCCGACGTCGACCGGCTGCTGGAGGAGCTGGCCGCCCTGCCGGGCTCGGCGTGACGTCGGGTGACCGCGCGCGGCAGCGTCGGTGCGCGGGCGGTCGTCCTCCCCGCGGGGCGGGCGACCGCCCGCGCCACGGGGAGGACGACCCCGCCCCTCCCGGCCCGCGGGGCCGTCACCGCACCGGGGTGAAGTCCCGCGCCCCGATGAAGGAGGGCCGGCGAGCCGGTGCGGCGAAGGGCTCGACCGCCGCGTTCTCCACGCTGTTGAAGACGATGAAGACGTTGCTGCGCGGATACGGCGTGATGTTGTCGCCGGAGCCGTGCATGCAGTTGCAGTCGAACCAGGTCGCCGAGCCGGCGGGGCCGGTGAACAGCCGGATGCCGTGGCGGTCGGCCATGGTGGTGAGGGCCTGGTCGGACGGGGTGCCCGCCTCCTGCATCCGGAGCGACTTCCGGTAGTTGTCCCGGGGCGTCGCGCCGGCGCAGCCGAGGAAGGCGCGGTGCGAGCCCGGCATGATCATCAGGCCGCCGTTGGTGTCGTGGTTCTCCGTCAGGGCGATGGAGACGGACACCGTCCGCATCCGCGGCAGGCCGTCCTCCGCGTGCCAGGTCTCGAAGTCGGAGTGCCAGTAGAACCCCGAGGCGCCGAAGCCCGGCTTGACGTTGATCCGGCTCTGGTGGACGTAGACCTCGGAACCGAGGATCTGTCGGGCGCGGTCCACCACCCGGGGGTCGCGGACCAGGTCGGCGAAGACCTCGCTGATGCGGTGCACCTCGAAGACGGACCGCACCGCCTGGGACGCCGGCTCCACGATCGAGCGCTCGTCGGCGCGCACGGTCGGATCGGCGACCAGCCGGTCCAGCTCGGCGCGGCA
Coding sequences:
- a CDS encoding histidine kinase; the encoded protein is MAAGGIRRWVRAGLGRRARLRWVHLILGGALLMPYYLLAGVVLSVVWQAAAPMGGSVARQLVAFGLALPMAAGTALFPLVRPLAAAAARSLCAPRVEPATGPARSWDAHSRTVVWYTLHLALGGVVSGATLAVPPFAAYLLALPFLDSEIEGVSWPGRLADYSAPLCMAAGLGTLAALTAFAAAAGALLARCAPPLLGPTPADRLAAAEERAAELASRNRLARELHDSVGHALSAVTLQASAARKVLDTDPAFARQALAAIEETTRAAVGELDGVLGLLREDDPAGRASADGSPAAVPSPAPTLADLDVLLARTRAAGVTVEAVELARPEALDRLPLLVSREAYRIVQEGLSNALRHAGQVRVRLCVAVRAEGPAAPHPARGAFRPRQELEIRLENPVRGSGRRQRPGGGRGLRGVAERASALRGSADWGAHYGVWRLVVRVPLDSTPDAGGVGGRRSRPARRAA
- a CDS encoding aldehyde dehydrogenase family protein translates to MAVPVWSVDPRTGEQRERVAAEATPEAVDGAVRAAHAAREALADRAVRAALLRAAAARLAEAEAELVAAADAETALGAARLSGELARTTGQLRAFAEVVDEGAFLDVVIDHADPGHTPPRPDLRRCKLPLGVVAVYAASNFPLAFSVPGGDTASALAAGCPVVIKAHPGHPATSELAARLLRRAAVDAGLPPEVIGLVHGFQAGLELVRHPLVAAAGFTGSVRGGRALYDAAAARPRPIPFHGELGSLNPVVVTPAAAEERAEEIGAGLAASMTLGNGQFCTKPGLVLAPAGTAGDRLLASLAKAVGAVAAGVLLDARMRESFVAGVGERTRLPDVQAPVLPGDGGGLAVRPGFLTVPAARLAADGPHDLLLEECFGPVTVVARYTERAELSAVLGRLAGNLTATVHLGDMEGAEPGGAGVSGEEAGGHAGGHDHGGYGDRDGYGGQGGQGDRGGQGGQGGQGGRGGRGEYGERGGYGARLLAELTPLAGRVVVNGWPTGVAVSHAQHHGGPYPATTSTATSVGATAVERWLRPVVYQDAPAALLPPELREENPLGLPRRVDGVLRAAPGAR
- a CDS encoding class I SAM-dependent methyltransferase, yielding MTRSAHTPHGARLRAYWETTGAAHTFTHPLDAELLARHVPAGAAILDYGCGYGRLTAELTALGYADVRGVDRSAALVARGRADHPGLRLTHFERLPLSFASDSFDAALLFAVLTCVPEDRAQAETVAELARLLRPGGVLYLSDVPLQDDPHHRRSYRERRPEGGAYGTFEIEDGGVFRHQDPARLRESLERGGFEVAEEREDAVPTLDGRTVVRLQLIARRTAD
- a CDS encoding MarR family winged helix-turn-helix transcriptional regulator yields the protein MTSVDEGACTGLPTAAAGGRISHAVFRAARVHRAAAAMVLRETGLHPGQELLMMHLWDHGPQRQSELIKLLDLDPSTVSRMVQRLEQAGFVCRAPDPADRRAALVRTTEAGEALRAEVAAAWTELEERTVAGLDEDEQRELARLLGVLERNLCRAARQG
- a CDS encoding alkene reductase translates to MTTAFDPVHLAGARLANRIAMAPMTRSRAYGPTAAPTAATATYYAQRASAGLIITEGIQPSPVGQGYPDTPGLHSQEQVDAWRVVTDAVHARGGRIFAQLMHTGRVGHPVLLPDGLVPVAPSAIAAAGQVYTHQGPLDFVTPRELSDAEVRQTIADFATAARNAIAAGFDGVEIHGANGYLVQQFLAPNANRRTDEWGGSDAGRIRFAVEVTRAVADAIGAERTGLKLSPGNPYNDIQEPDPAPTYTALVDALEPLGLAYLHIAEAPGQRELTLALRKQYGGTLILNPAAGDRPAGPEDLTLIEDGAADLLAFGRLFLANPDLPRRLAAGGPYNAPDMSTFYGGDERGYTDYPSLAD
- a CDS encoding aminotransferase class V-fold PLP-dependent enzyme, with the translated sequence MESLARAEFAPTTTYLNSASSGLLPARATTALKEALDTAARGGDWVDAAFAAVEECRAAYARMVDVPARRVAVGGSVAVYVGLIAAALPPGAEVLVADNDFSSLVNPFVTRRDLTVRTVPLERLAEAVRPHTALVAVSAVQSADGRLADLDAIAAAARAHGARTLVDASQSAGWLPLRADAYDYTVAVGFKWLLAPRGGVAYLTVPEDLGGLHPLFAGWIAGEKPADSCYGPIAELAHSARRFDESPALLTYVAAQHSLALIEKLGPESIGAHDTALADRFRTGLAAQGHTPVPAPGSAIVAVPGLGHAAARLAERDVYVSERDGNLRAAFHLYNTAADVDRLLEELAALPGSA
- the thpD gene encoding ectoine hydroxylase — encoded protein: MTTTTVDAYPTRGSSEVITPRQDPVVWSAPGAPGPIRPTELAGYERDGFLTVDQLITPSEVAVCRAELDRLVADPTVRADERSIVEPASQAVRSVFEVHRISEVFADLVRDPRVVDRARQILGSEVYVHQSRINVKPGFGASGFYWHSDFETWHAEDGLPRMRTVSVSIALTENHDTNGGLMIMPGSHRAFLGCAGATPRDNYRKSLRMQEAGTPSDQALTTMADRHGIRLFTGPAGSATWFDCNCMHGSGDNITPYPRSNVFIVFNSVENAAVEPFAAPARRPSFIGARDFTPVR